The Mustela nigripes isolate SB6536 unplaced genomic scaffold, MUSNIG.SB6536 HiC_scaffold_20, whole genome shotgun sequence genome has a segment encoding these proteins:
- the LOC132008038 gene encoding eukaryotic translation initiation factor 1A, X-chromosomal — MPKNKGKGGKNRRRGKNENESEKRELVFKEDGQEYAQVIKMLGNGRLEAMCFDGVKRLCHIRGKLRKKVWINTSDIILVGLRDYQDNKADVILKYNADEARSLKAYGELPEHAKINDTDTFGPGDDDEIQFDDIGDDDEDIDDI, encoded by the exons ATGCCAAAGAATAAAG GTAAAGGAGGTAAAAACAGACGTAGGGGcaagaatgaaaatgaatctGAAAAAAGAGAATTGGTGTTTAAAGAGGATGGACAag AGTATGCTCAGGTAATTAAAATGTTGGGAAATGGAAGATTAGAAGCTATGTGTTTTGATGGTGTAAAGAGATTATGTCATATCAGGGGGAAATTGAGAAAAAAG gtTTGGATAAATACCTCAGACATTATATTGGTTGGTCTTCGAGACTATCAG GATAACAAAGCTGATGTAATTTTAAAGTACAATGCTGATGAAGCTAGAAGTCTGAAGGCATATGGCGAGCTTCCAGAACATG CTAAAATCAATGATACAGATACATTTGGTCCTGGAGATGATGATGAAATCCAGTTTGATGATATTGGAGATGATGATGAAGACATTGATGAT